One genomic window of Magnolia sinica isolate HGM2019 chromosome 3, MsV1, whole genome shotgun sequence includes the following:
- the LOC131239225 gene encoding pentatricopeptide repeat-containing protein At3g26630, chloroplastic-like, protein MLSSCHACALESLPRNPFHKRRFESQQTLSLLQKSRNLKQLQQIHAHILKTNIAHNQILITKLLSLYSSHKNLDSATLLFNHIQTPLTFTCNIMIRIHTRNGAPHDALLVYRLMLFRRIPPDKFTFPFVIKACSSLNSHAAVKSGRPVHAHAVKAGFSTDLFVQNTLMDLYLKHGVMDCGRKVFDKMRVRNVVSWTTVVSGLVVCGELEAARDVFEKMPVRNVVSWTAMINGYVRHGRPQEAFEVFHQMQVENVRPNEFTLVSLLLACTELGSLKLGSWIHEFAHKNGFELGVYLGTALIDMYSKCGSILDAMKVFDKMTSRSVATWNSMITGLGVHGRGNEAIALYSEMEKRNVRPDEVTFIGVLCACVNACMVDEGFEIFENMIKRYGIIPTLEHYRCMVELLRRAGMLDEVHELLKKMPMEADVNVWRAFLRACEAHGNIKFQEGTYKLIAELEPSIGGVGHSLGPRRHQCVEWEVG, encoded by the coding sequence ATGCTTTCATCTTGCCATGCCTGCGCTCTCGAGTCTCTCCCTCGGAACCCATTCCACAAACGAAGGTtcgagtcacaacaaaccctctctctcttgcagaaatCTCGCAATCtcaaacaactacaacaaatCCACGCCCACATCCTAAAAACCAATATCGCCCACAACCAAATACTCATAACGAAACTCCTCTCCCTCTATTCCTCCCACAAAAACCTCGACTCCGCTACTCTCCTTTTCAACCACATCCAAACCCCTCTCACCTTTACTTGCAATATCATGATCCGCATCCACACCCGAAACGGCGCTCCCCATGATGCGCTCCTCGTCTACCGCCTCATGCTTTTCCGCCGCATACCGCCCGATAAATTCACCTTCCCTTTCGTCATCAAAGCCTGCTCGAGTCTCAATTCCCACGCTGCTGTCAAGAGCGGGAGACCAGTACACGCCCACGCCGTCAAGGCTGGGTTTTCGACGGACCTGTTCGTGCAAAATACCCTCATGGATCTGTACCTTAAACATGGGGTTATGGATTGCGGTCgtaaagtgtttgataaaatgcgtgTTAGGAATGTTGTTTCGTGGACGACTGTGGTCTCGGGGCTTGTTGTCTGCGGGGAATTAGAGGCCGcgcgtgatgtatttgagaaaatgccggTTAGGAATGTGGTGTCCTGGACAGCGATGATTAATGGTTATGTTAGACATGGGCGGCCTCAAGAAGCATTCGAGGTTTTCCACCAAATGCAGGTGGAAAATGTCCGGCCGAATGAGTTTACGTTGGTGAGCTTGTTGTTGGCTTGCACCGAGTTGGGGAGCTTGAAGCTGGGTAGTTGGATTCATGAGTTTGCACACAAGAATGGGTTTGAGTTGGGTGTTTATCTTGGCACAGCACTCATAGATATGTATAGTAAATGTGGTAGTATACTGGATGCGATGAAAGTGTTCGATAAAATGACTAGTAGGAGTGTGGCAACATGGAATTCGATGATCACGGGGTTGGGTGTGCATGGGCGAGGAAATGAAGCCATTGCTCTATACAGTGAGATGGAGAAGAGGAACGTAAGGCCGGATGAGGTGACCTTCATAGGCGTTCTCTGTGCATGCGTTAATGCTTGTATGGTGGATGAGGGTTTTGAGATCTTTGAAAACATGATCAAACGTTATGGCATCATTCCTACCCTCGAGCATTACAGGTGCATGGTCGAGCTTTTGCGTCGTGCAGGCATGTTAGATGAAGTGCATGAGCTTTTGAAGAAAATGCCAATGGAGGCTGATGTCAATGTATGGAGGGCATTCTTAAGAGCTTGTGAAGCACATGGTAATATCAAGTTCCAGGAAGGCACATACAAACTCATTGCTGAGCTTGAACCCTCGATAGGCGGTGTTGGCCACAGTTTAGGTCCACGGCGACATCAATGCGTTGAGTGGGAAGTGGGATGA
- the LOC131239226 gene encoding probable protein phosphatase 2C 39 — protein MQGSEEITESSGELSVSFGYQCNMNQNISSEVPHEFDFPMGIPIPNLNIRSRSSSFSCLSGAALSANATLANTNICKGLIGEEILPGLDSPRSFRRMASSPSLSRLDLVSSSSHSSMSTLGGSISTENDVLESGRILLKPMSAPTRIESSSFLNAVDVQMAGGAAGEDRVQAVCSEENGWLFCGVYDGFNGRDAADFLAGTLYENIGFYLHLLEWRTKQQAGSSKSSLEGSLKGNTVKSGLSNEFETSDTESKSTMLPHYLDEEFSSESFRLGAIDCLCRALAQAENDFMCMVEQEMEDRPDLVCVGSCVLVVLLHGKDLYILNLGDSRAVLATCNSCENGLLKAIQLTETHSVDNEIECRQVLADHPDDPSVIVSGRLKGKLKLTRAFGVGYLKKSKMNDALMGILRVRNLCSPPYVYTHPFTTSHGISENDLFVVLGSDGLFDFFSSDEVVELVHLFIRDNPFGDPARHLVEQLVMRAAESAGFSTEELMRIPAGRRRKYHDDVTVIVIILGNKQRTSTASTSTSL, from the exons ATGCAAGGATCTGAGGAAATCACTGAGTCTTCTGGTGAGCTTAGTGTTAGTTTTGGCTATCAGTGCAATATGAACCAGAACATCTCTTCTGAGGTACCCCATGAGTTCGACTTTCCAATGGGGAttccgatcccaaacctgaacatCAGGTCGAGGAGCAGTTCATTTTCTTGTCTGTCTGGTGCTGCCCTCAGTGCTAATGCTACTTTGGCAAACACCAACATTTGTAAAGGTCTCATTGGAGAAGAAATCCTGCCTGGTCTTGATTCTCCAAGGTCATTTAGAAGGATGGcatcttctccctctctttctaggTTAGATCTTGTATCATCATCTTCCCATAGCAGCATGTCTACCTTGGGTGGCAGCATATCAACAGAGAATGATGTGCTCGAAAGCGGTCGAATCTTATTGAAACCCATGAGCGCTCCTACAAGGATTGAATCATCAAGCTTTCTTAATGCTGTGGATGTCCAAATGGCTGGTGGAGCTGCAGGGGAAGATCGTGTCCAAGCTGTATGTTCTgaagaaaatggatggctattTTGTGGGGTGTATGATGGATTTAATGGGCGGGATGCAGCTGACTTTCTGGCAGGAACCCTGTATGAGAACATTGGGTTTTACCTGCATTTGTTGGAGTGGCGTACCAAGCAGCAAGCCGGTTCATCTAAAAGTTCTCTCGAAGGTTCATTAAAAGGCAATACTGTCAAAAGTGGTTTATCCAATGAATTTGAGACTTCAGACACTGAAAGCAAATCAACCATGCTTCCCCATTATCTGGATGAGGAGTTCTCATCTGAATCTTTCCGTCTTGGAGCGATCGATTGCCTTTGTCGTGCCCTTGCCCAAGCTGAGAATGATTTCATGTGTATGGTTGAACAGGAAATGGAAGATCGACCTGATTTAGTCTGTGTTGGATCCTGTGTCCTTGTTGTGCTTCTTCATGGGAAGGACCTGTACATTCTAAATTTGGGTGATAGCCGAGCTGTACTGGCGACTTGTAATTCTTGTGAAAATGGTTTATTGAAAGCCATCCAACTCACAGAAACTCATTCTGTTGATAATGAGATAGAGTGCAGGCAAGTTTTGGCTGATCATCCTGATGATCCTTCAGTCATTGTCAGCGGAAGATTGAAAGGAAAGCTGAAACTAACCCGTGCATTTGGAGTTGGTTACCTGAAAAAG AGCAAAATGAACGATGCACTAATGGGCATTCTTCGAGTTCGCAATTTGTGCAGTCCACCATATGTTTACACCCATCCATTCACCACAAGTCACGGAATATCAGAGAATGACCTATTTGTTGTTCTTGGGAGTGATGGATTATTCGATTTCTTTAGCAGTGATGAGGTTGTGGAGCTAGTTCATCTGTTTATCCGAGATAACCCATTTGGTGATCCCGCAAGGCATCTGGTTGAGCAGCTTGTGATGAGAGCTGCTGAAAGTGCAG GTTTTAGTACAGAAGAGTTGATGAGAATACCTGCTGGGAGGAGGAGAAAGTATCATGATGATGTGACTGTCATTGTAATCATTCTCGGAAATAAGCAGCGGACATCAACGGCATCGACATCGACATCATTGTAG